TTCTACTGCGACGAATTCATCAATCGCGTTGTGGTCCACCATCGACATGGTGAACAAGCCGGTTCCCGCACCAAACTCGAGTACGCGCTTTCCGGGTCCGTTCCACTCGTTGTCGCAGACCTCGCGGATCTTCTCTCGCATCTCGACGTAGTGAACATGCTTCTCTTCATACTTGTCGTAGTCGTCGATCGAGATGTAGAGCGACATCTCCTGGGTTCCTTGAGAGAACCCGGATGGCGCGACCGAAAGGCTTCGCGCCAACTCCTCGGCGGTCGCTCCTGAATCGAAGCGTACCGACGCGTTCAATATCTCCTCGAATTTCGAGGCGTGACTCGCAACGTGTTGCGGGGTTGCGTCGAACTCGATTTGCCTCTCAAAGCGGGTATCTGCGTAGTAGCTCTTGTCGTACTGCGCCAGGACTTCGCCACCAGGCAGCTTGATTACCGAGAAGTCTTTGTTGTAGGCCGCAAACCTCTGGTGGAGCGTCTCTGCCAGCAGGACGTAAACCTCGTAGGAACTCCGAGAATGATGCCTGCAAAGCGTTTCGTAGAAACTGGGAACTTCTGACTCGTCCTTTAGTACAAAGATCCGCCGGCTGCCGGGCTGAGTTGTGTCGAGGATCTTGTCGCCCAGGGATTGGCTCCAGAAATACTCCTGCCGATTCACGAGTGCAATCGCGTCCACCACAGCCTGGTGTTGTTCGCTCTGCAATGCGAGTAGCACGTGCGGATAGCGATCTGCCGATACCCTGAAGACGCTCTCGTACTTCTCTAGATCTCGGAGCCGGTACGCGAAGCCTCTTGCTACCTCGAAAACCGTGGCTGCAAAAGCATCGTTCTCGTCAATGCTCTTGTTCTTCTGGACGTGGTTGCCGTGTCGGCCTATTTCGAGCAGCCACCCATGGATGTCGTGGACGTTTGAGGATGGTAGGAGGGCTCGAAGCTTCTCCCCTAGGTCGTCCCGAAGCTTGGAGATCGTGCTTCGGCTGTAGATGACGTGCGGGAATTGTTTGAGGTCGAAGGGGATGTCATCGGCGCTCTGGGTGATGTGGATTACTCGTTTTCCAGCGGCATGGGCGTAGCCGACTTCGTAAAACACATTCGGGTTGCGATTCGTCATGTCCGCAACGATGAGATCCGCACGCTCGATCTCGCTCAGAATCTTTGCGACAATGTTGCCTGTGAAGTGTTGTTCATCTACTCGTTCTGCTTGAGCGCCCGCACGTTCGGCCGCGGGTTTGATGCCGAGTTCATAGACATCTCGGAATTCCTCCGAGAATGGCATGAGAACGTAGACCTTTGGTGTTCTTGGGACTTTTTGCACTGTGAACCCCCGTCCGGCTAATCTCTGAGTTGGACGAAGTATAGATCACCCAATCGCGCGAGCTCGCCTTCGATAGCTTCCCGGCGGCTCACCGACCCAGCGTTTGAACACCCGGCTGAGCGCCGCCGCGGATTCGTAGCCGACCAGCTCCGCAATGTGCTCCAGGGTCTGTTCTCCCTCGGCAAGCAGCAGCCGGGCGCGCTGCATGCGCCACAGGGTCACGTACTGCATCGGCGGCAGGCCCATGACCTGTTTGAAGCGTTCCGCGAAGACCGTGCGGGAGAGACCGGCGGCCCGGGCCAGGGTTTCCAGCGACCAGTCGTTGGCCGGCTCCGCGTGAATCTGTCCCAGGCTCTCTCCGAGTTCGGGGTCGGCGAGGGCCGCGAGCAGGCCCTCTTCATGGTCGGCACGGGAGGCCCAGACGCGGAGCGCCTGGATGAACAGCACTTCAGAGAGTCGGCGCATCACCGCATGGTTGCCGGCGCCCTCTGCATCCGCCTCGTGGCTGATGAACCGGATCA
This is a stretch of genomic DNA from Moorena sp. SIOASIH. It encodes these proteins:
- a CDS encoding class I SAM-dependent methyltransferase; this encodes MQKVPRTPKVYVLMPFSEEFRDVYELGIKPAAERAGAQAERVDEQHFTGNIVAKILSEIERADLIVADMTNRNPNVFYEVGYAHAAGKRVIHITQSADDIPFDLKQFPHVIYSRSTISKLRDDLGEKLRALLPSSNVHDIHGWLLEIGRHGNHVQKNKSIDENDAFAATVFEVARGFAYRLRDLEKYESVFRVSADRYPHVLLALQSEQHQAVVDAIALVNRQEYFWSQSLGDKILDTTQPGSRRIFVLKDESEVPSFYETLCRHHSRSSYEVYVLLAETLHQRFAAYNKDFSVIKLPGGEVLAQYDKSYYADTRFERQIEFDATPQHVASHASKFEEILNASVRFDSGATAEELARSLSVAPSGFSQGTQEMSLYISIDDYDKYEEKHVHYVEMREKIREVCDNEWNGPGKRVLEFGAGTGLFTMSMVDHNAIDEFVAVELDVVCFDKLRAKLNTVKDKTTRALLKDSRTYDPGGKFDCIFSVFADHHIKPQDKRDYFA
- a CDS encoding AraC family transcriptional regulator, with amino-acid sequence IRFISHEADAEGAGNHAVMRRLSEVLFIQALRVWASRADHEEGLLAALADPELGESLGQIHAEPANDWSLETLARAAGLSRTVFAERFKQVMGLPPMQYVTLWRMQRARLLLAEGEQTLEHIAELVGYESAAALSRVFKRWVGEPPGSYRRRARAIG